The Ziziphus jujuba cultivar Dongzao chromosome 5, ASM3175591v1 genome segment TAACAATTGCCAGCTTGAATTTAGTAAAACAGCATAGTACGTCCAGTTCATAGACAACAAAATCACAGAACGCTGCACTCGAACACATGAAAGCATAGCATATAACAGAAATTGGTAATAAAGCAAACAGTGAAAACCATAGGCCTAGTTTCGCTAGAAACCAACCCCAATACTTCTCACTTTATTTCAACACACATTAGCTACCCATTTTAACCGGGGCTCAAGACTAAAAGGAAACATAGACTCAGCAAGGACGAACAACTACCAAAGACAACTTTTACCACCGGGACTAGGAATATGCCTCTGAATGCAGAAATGCTTTCAGAATTACTCTGATTCAGACTCCGCACTCTGGAGCCACTCTATGAAGGGCTTGACACTCTTCCAAATCTGGGAGCTTTTATTGCTGCCAACCGAGCCCTGATTATACCACTCCATTATAAATTCCTCCTCCAACAAGTCACAGTCATATAGTGCTTTCAGAACCAATGGCACCTCCTTCACAGCCTCAGGGCTTGCTTTTGCAGAGAAGTACTCAATAGCATGCAACAGAAGCATCTGAGATTCACCCTCTCGAGCAACTGCTTCTAGATAATTCTTCTTTTTGGCCACCTCTTTCGCAAATCCCTTACCAACACCATCAAAAAGAGCTTCAAATAGGGCATTCATGATTTCCTGGGAGGTCCCGGAGAGTGAACCCACAAAGGACTTGAACTGACTTATCGAAGATCCCTTCTTCAAACATTCCTTTATCTCACCAACAAGCTTTCCCTGGTTGGAATCAAGAGCACCGTTTTCATGCCCATTAATCTCAGATTTCTTTTCATGTTCTGGAGATTTCTTCGATGACTTCTGCTTGTCTTCATGGGTAGAAAGCATGACCATTTCAGAAGTAACAGCATTTAACTGCTCCTGGATACGCTTCTGAGCCGCTTCCAGGGATGTGTCTGTCTGCCATTGaacatcatcctcatcatcattAGCCGCATGGTCGTTTTCATCTATTTGACTGTGAGAAGGGGAGTGATCCTCATCAGAACCATTGCTTTTCTTCTTAACTGATGATTTTGAACTGCCTGAAGCACCCTTCTTCTTTATAGCTTCCTTCTTCAGCTTCTTCAGTTCCTCATCTGCAGCTTCACCCTCCTTGAGCCTCTCCTTCTCAGCTCTCCTCATCGCCTTCTTGTCTTTTGAACTCTTTTTCTGCTCAGGAGGATTCTTAAGAATAAAAGACGTAAGCTTGTCCCTCATATCAACATCTGAAATAAAACCACAAGCCGCACATTTAAGGGTGATCATCTGTGTCTTGGTGATAATAATCTCAGTTTCAGGATTCCCACAGCCATAGCACTGGACATATTTCTTGATAAAGTTTTCAAGAAGCGCAGCAAGCTTTGCAGTGTCATGAGCCCCATTCACAAGGGCAGTTCCAGTCTTCTCATCAAATTTGGATTGGGCTCCAAGCTCACAGCCAAAATATTTTGTAGTGTAGGAAGCAGGTCTAGCTAAGGCCTTTGCAATCTCCACCATGTTGACTACGTTAGTTTTGATGCCATTTCCTCTGCCTTCAATCTTGGTAATCATTTTAGGCATTTTATACCTGTAGAAGGCATCATCACGGTTTGAAGCACCTATGTT includes the following:
- the LOC107420996 gene encoding probable eukaryotic translation initiation factor 5-1, which translates into the protein MALQNIGASNRDDAFYRYKMPKMITKIEGRGNGIKTNVVNMVEIAKALARPASYTTKYFGCELGAQSKFDEKTGTALVNGAHDTAKLAALLENFIKKYVQCYGCGNPETEIIITKTQMITLKCAACGFISDVDMRDKLTSFILKNPPEQKKSSKDKKAMRRAEKERLKEGEAADEELKKLKKEAIKKKGASGSSKSSVKKKSNGSDEDHSPSHSQIDENDHAANDDEDDVQWQTDTSLEAAQKRIQEQLNAVTSEMVMLSTHEDKQKSSKKSPEHEKKSEINGHENGALDSNQGKLVGEIKECLKKGSSISQFKSFVGSLSGTSQEIMNALFEALFDGVGKGFAKEVAKKKNYLEAVAREGESQMLLLHAIEYFSAKASPEAVKEVPLVLKALYDCDLLEEEFIMEWYNQGSVGSNKSSQIWKSVKPFIEWLQSAESESE